In one window of Nocardia brasiliensis DNA:
- a CDS encoding DUF4192 domain-containing protein has product MTTPVNPYLTTLAVDSAPGAAAPGGPCARPSLRNSTSRAPVSLAVALRTCSFLQRRPTRETTQGAAECAQPDGCARAGTCVRPNACPTPVAESATRPQDVDAKEAEDLESADAVEMEPARPELGPAAGGEPADVRVEAVDGAEPVGVELVPPAVGDTATEVAAAVAGVDATRMVSVSMDGAGGDGGGGAEWAVEVDAEQGLVCAEPAPPFGVETPDCVVRVDEPGELIAGVPAMIGFAPERSLVVLVLRAVPDRADGAIIDAVMRFDLDQEGGRGRLRAEQVARCVAQVSAHDDVAEVLAVVVDDRSVEPDLCGSDIVERCGIGRFDMLIAALARRLAAQDIALAGAWAVRAIRPGQCWWSLFGMERSGLLSDPATSAVALAQVLDGRPVLASRTELTAMVAEDSALQDEVAALLETALAVAHDRYARAVRRGDPNAYSRQALEYVLWQVANIESDNEPMARELAELAAALRDRAVRDAMFALAVGDHAVAAEALWAILARALRGRDRAEAAALLGYSAYARGDGALAGIALEAALAADPDHPMALLLETSLSLGMRPEQMRRLARSGYHAAADLGIDLGEPAM; this is encoded by the coding sequence ATGACCACTCCCGTGAACCCGTACCTCACCACCCTGGCGGTCGACTCGGCGCCAGGCGCCGCCGCCCCCGGTGGCCCCTGCGCCCGCCCCTCGTTGCGTAACAGCACGTCCCGCGCGCCGGTCAGCCTCGCGGTCGCACTGCGCACGTGCAGCTTCCTGCAACGACGGCCGACGCGGGAAACCACCCAGGGGGCGGCCGAGTGCGCCCAGCCGGACGGCTGCGCACGCGCCGGAACCTGCGTACGCCCGAACGCCTGTCCGACACCGGTCGCTGAAAGTGCCACGCGGCCACAGGACGTCGACGCTAAGGAGGCCGAGGATCTCGAGTCTGCTGATGCCGTAGAGATGGAGCCCGCCCGTCCAGAGCTCGGGCCCGCCGCCGGAGGGGAGCCTGCTGACGTCAGAGTGGAGGCGGTCGACGGGGCGGAGCCGGTTGGTGTCGAGCTCGTGCCTCCTGCCGTCGGGGACACCGCTACCGAGGTAGCGGCCGCTGTCGCCGGAGTCGACGCCACGCGCATGGTCTCGGTAAGTATGGACGGGGCGGGTGGGGACGGTGGTGGAGGGGCGGAGTGGGCTGTGGAGGTCGATGCCGAGCAGGGGCTCGTCTGTGCGGAGCCTGCGCCGCCGTTCGGGGTCGAGACCCCGGATTGTGTTGTGCGCGTGGACGAGCCGGGGGAACTGATCGCGGGGGTGCCCGCCATGATCGGGTTCGCGCCGGAGCGTTCGCTCGTCGTGCTGGTGTTGCGGGCGGTGCCGGACCGCGCGGACGGCGCGATCATCGACGCGGTGATGCGGTTCGACCTGGATCAGGAGGGCGGTCGCGGGCGGTTGCGCGCAGAGCAGGTGGCGCGGTGCGTCGCCCAGGTTTCCGCGCACGACGATGTGGCCGAGGTGCTCGCGGTGGTGGTGGACGACCGGTCCGTCGAGCCGGACCTGTGCGGCTCCGACATCGTCGAGCGTTGCGGCATAGGACGATTCGACATGCTGATCGCCGCCCTCGCCCGGCGGCTCGCGGCGCAGGACATCGCGCTCGCCGGCGCCTGGGCGGTCCGCGCGATCCGGCCGGGGCAGTGCTGGTGGAGCCTGTTCGGCATGGAACGCAGTGGGCTGCTGTCGGATCCGGCGACCTCCGCGGTGGCGCTGGCGCAGGTGCTCGATGGGCGGCCCGTGCTCGCCTCGCGGACGGAGCTGACCGCGATGGTGGCCGAGGACAGCGCGTTGCAAGACGAGGTCGCCGCGCTGCTGGAGACCGCGCTCGCCGTCGCCCATGACCGGTACGCCAGGGCCGTGCGCCGTGGCGACCCGAACGCTTACAGCAGGCAGGCGCTGGAATACGTTCTGTGGCAGGTCGCCAACATCGAGTCCGACAACGAGCCGATGGCGCGGGAACTGGCCGAACTCGCTGCCGCACTGCGTGATCGGGCGGTCAGGGACGCCATGTTCGCCCTCGCGGTCGGTGACCATGCCGTCGCCGCGGAAGCACTGTGGGCGATCCTGGCCCGCGCGCTGCGGGGACGCGACCGGGCCGAGGCCGCCGCCCTGCTCGGTTACAGCGCCTACGCCCGCGGCGACGGGGCGCTGGCCGGGATCGCGCTCGAGGCGGCCTTGGCGGCCGATCCCGACCATCCCATGGCGTTGCTGCTGGAGACGTCGCTCTCGCTCGGCATGCGACCGGAGCAGATGCGCAGGCTGGCGCGCAGCGGCTACCACGCGGCCGCCGACCTCGGCATAGACCTCGGCGAACCCGCGATGTGA
- a CDS encoding acetoin utilization protein AcuC, whose product MATAPRSEHPAPPGVQPGTATVVWTDRFLDYTWTPEHPMKPARLKFTMALAESLGLLDGVELLAPAAAERADLLRIHTPAYLDAVEHAVAPEGAPLAPPFGLGSPDNPVFPRMHQAASVIVGGTLAAARAIAEGRSKRAVSIGGGMHHAMADSAAGFCVYNDAAVAISWLLDHGFDRIAYLDVDVHHGDGVQCAFYGDPRVLTISLHQHPATLWPNTGWPEETGTGAAEGTSINLPLLPGTRDAQWLRGFHAVVPGAVAAFGPQIVVSQCGVDTHREDPLADLELTVDGQRAAFRAMRDLADRYAEGRWLAVGGGGYGLVRVVPRAWTHLLATALDRTVAPDTAIPQDWVDLVGAAAPRVDPPRTMGDGGDIDYRPWDGPGGTGETGDARLDRAQRAVDTAVLATRRASFGLLGLDPEDPRD is encoded by the coding sequence ATGGCCACTGCACCGCGCAGCGAACACCCGGCGCCACCGGGCGTACAGCCCGGCACCGCGACCGTCGTCTGGACCGACCGGTTCCTCGACTACACCTGGACGCCGGAGCATCCGATGAAACCGGCGCGTCTGAAGTTCACCATGGCGCTCGCCGAAAGTCTCGGATTACTCGACGGTGTCGAACTATTGGCGCCCGCCGCGGCCGAGCGCGCCGACCTGCTGCGCATCCATACCCCCGCCTATCTCGACGCGGTCGAGCACGCCGTGGCGCCGGAGGGCGCCCCGCTCGCGCCGCCGTTCGGGTTGGGGTCACCGGACAACCCCGTGTTCCCCCGCATGCACCAGGCGGCGTCGGTGATCGTCGGCGGCACCCTGGCCGCCGCGCGAGCCATCGCCGAAGGACGGAGCAAGCGGGCGGTGAGCATCGGCGGTGGCATGCATCACGCGATGGCCGACTCGGCCGCCGGGTTCTGTGTCTACAACGATGCGGCCGTGGCCATCTCCTGGCTGCTCGACCACGGTTTCGACCGCATCGCCTACCTGGACGTGGACGTGCACCACGGCGACGGCGTGCAGTGCGCGTTCTACGGCGATCCCCGGGTGCTGACCATCTCGCTGCACCAGCACCCGGCCACGCTGTGGCCGAACACCGGGTGGCCAGAGGAGACCGGCACCGGAGCGGCCGAGGGCACCTCGATCAACCTGCCGCTGCTGCCCGGCACCCGAGATGCCCAGTGGCTGCGCGGTTTCCACGCCGTGGTGCCAGGAGCGGTCGCGGCATTCGGTCCGCAGATCGTGGTGAGTCAATGCGGCGTGGACACCCATCGCGAGGACCCGCTCGCCGATCTCGAGCTCACGGTGGACGGGCAGCGCGCGGCCTTCCGCGCGATGCGTGACCTGGCCGACCGCTACGCCGAAGGCCGATGGCTCGCGGTAGGGGGCGGCGGCTACGGACTGGTCCGGGTGGTGCCGCGGGCGTGGACGCACCTGCTGGCCACCGCACTGGACCGGACCGTCGCGCCGGACACCGCGATTCCGCAGGACTGGGTCGATCTGGTCGGTGCCGCGGCACCCCGGGTCGATCCGCCGCGCACCATGGGTGACGGCGGTGACATCGACTACCGCCCGTGGGATGGCCCGGGCGGCACGGGGGAGACTGGGGACGCGCGCCTGGATCGCGCGCAACGTGCCGTCGACACGGCCGTGCTTGCCACCCGCCGAGCGAGTTTCGGATTGCTCGGCCTGGATCCGGAGGACCCTCGTGACTGA
- a CDS encoding bifunctional GNAT family N-acetyltransferase/acetate--CoA ligase family protein encodes MTEPADTPDTPAVPPPPPQHWFADVLASDGGVVRLRPITPDDAQRLQDFHGALSDRTRYLRYFGPYPRISPKDLYRTTHVDYHDRVGLVLVLGTAIVAVGRYELLDRAGRRAAEVAFVVADEHQGRGLGSILLEHLAGAAAENKIETFVAEVLAENTTMVTVFRDAGYQVERSRDGSVLHLEFAIDPTEALLSVRDSRERASEARSVGNLLAPRSVAVIGATPSAGRVGGAVLHNLLSGVFQGPVFPVNPNRRSVRGVRAYATVREIPDEVDLAVVAVPPGEIGSVLDDCMAKGVKGLVVLTAGFDETGVGGGTAERELVAAARGHGMRVVGPSALGIANTDAAVALNATLAPVLPGRGRIGFFCQSGPLGAAILGEAAARNLGLSTFVSAGDRADVSGNDLLQYWDTDPDTDVVLLYLESFGNPRKFSRIARRVARTKPIVAVSSGRHATQPAGDMDRSIVRDLFAQAGIVQVDSISELFDCAALLGYQPLPGGSRLAVVGNSAALNWLAVDAAQSEGLAVGDPVNLGPQATPGAYLDATVAALRSDEIDSVLVVFAPPVPVPMAGFADAIRTAAAAVPAAGKPILTTFIAEQGIPNLLAVRGQGATAVRGSIPSYPDPERAARALARVRRYAQWRDRPVSPVQRPGRIDTERARGLVARWMAESGGRRLTDLETVELLDCYGISVVAFREVRSAEEAVAAAEELGYPVAAKATGEMWRRRPDLTGVRLDLWTPEAVRQGYADLAELCGDPVQHIQKMATKGVGCVLRVQDDPSFGSVIEFGLSGLIIELLGDRAYRALPLTADEATALIDAPRAAPLLSGTPASPRVDKAALAELAQRISALFDDLPEMRELAFDPVLASTNSAEILYARGRIGPEPSRFDTGPRRLG; translated from the coding sequence GTGACTGAACCCGCCGACACACCGGACACCCCGGCGGTGCCGCCTCCGCCGCCGCAGCACTGGTTCGCCGACGTCCTGGCCTCCGACGGCGGGGTGGTGCGGCTGCGACCGATCACGCCCGACGACGCGCAGCGGCTGCAGGATTTCCACGGCGCGCTCTCCGACCGCACCCGGTATCTGCGCTATTTCGGCCCGTACCCGCGGATTTCGCCGAAGGACCTCTACCGGACCACCCACGTCGACTATCACGACCGGGTGGGGCTGGTGCTGGTGCTCGGCACCGCGATCGTCGCGGTCGGTCGCTACGAACTGCTCGACCGGGCGGGGCGGCGCGCGGCCGAGGTCGCGTTCGTGGTGGCCGACGAGCACCAGGGGCGCGGGCTCGGCTCGATCCTGCTGGAGCACTTGGCCGGAGCCGCCGCCGAGAACAAGATCGAGACCTTCGTCGCCGAGGTGCTCGCCGAGAACACCACCATGGTGACGGTGTTCCGGGACGCCGGCTACCAGGTCGAGCGCAGCAGGGACGGCTCGGTGCTGCACCTGGAATTCGCCATCGACCCCACCGAAGCCCTACTGTCCGTACGGGATTCGCGCGAGCGCGCCTCCGAGGCGCGCAGCGTCGGCAACCTGCTCGCACCGCGTTCGGTCGCGGTGATCGGCGCGACACCGAGCGCGGGCCGGGTCGGCGGTGCGGTCCTGCACAACCTGCTGTCCGGGGTGTTCCAAGGTCCGGTGTTCCCGGTGAATCCGAATCGTCGTTCGGTGCGCGGCGTGCGCGCCTACGCGACGGTGCGCGAGATCCCGGACGAGGTGGATCTCGCGGTCGTCGCGGTGCCGCCCGGCGAGATCGGCTCGGTGCTCGACGACTGTATGGCCAAGGGCGTCAAGGGACTTGTCGTGCTCACCGCGGGTTTCGACGAGACCGGTGTCGGCGGTGGGACGGCCGAACGCGAATTGGTCGCCGCGGCACGGGGGCACGGCATGCGGGTGGTCGGACCGAGCGCGCTCGGCATCGCCAACACCGACGCCGCGGTGGCGTTGAACGCGACCTTGGCGCCCGTGCTGCCCGGCCGTGGCCGGATCGGCTTCTTCTGCCAGTCCGGTCCGCTGGGCGCGGCGATTCTCGGCGAGGCCGCCGCAAGGAACCTGGGCCTGTCGACATTCGTGTCGGCCGGTGACCGTGCCGACGTCTCCGGCAACGACCTGCTGCAGTACTGGGACACCGATCCGGACACCGACGTGGTCCTGCTCTACCTGGAGTCGTTCGGTAATCCGCGCAAGTTCTCCCGGATCGCGCGCCGGGTGGCCAGGACCAAGCCGATCGTGGCGGTGAGCAGCGGCAGGCACGCCACCCAGCCCGCGGGCGACATGGACCGCTCGATCGTGCGCGACCTGTTCGCGCAGGCGGGCATCGTGCAGGTCGATTCCATCTCGGAGCTGTTCGACTGTGCCGCGCTGCTGGGCTATCAGCCGTTGCCGGGCGGTTCCCGACTGGCGGTGGTCGGCAACAGCGCGGCGCTGAACTGGCTGGCCGTCGACGCCGCGCAGTCCGAAGGCCTCGCCGTCGGTGATCCGGTGAACCTCGGCCCGCAGGCGACCCCCGGCGCCTACCTCGATGCCACCGTCGCGGCCTTGCGCTCCGACGAGATCGATTCCGTGCTGGTGGTTTTCGCGCCGCCGGTGCCGGTGCCGATGGCCGGATTCGCCGATGCGATCCGGACCGCGGCCGCCGCCGTGCCCGCCGCGGGCAAGCCGATCCTGACGACCTTCATTGCCGAGCAAGGCATTCCGAACCTGCTCGCGGTGCGCGGGCAGGGCGCGACGGCGGTGCGTGGCTCGATCCCGAGCTACCCGGACCCGGAACGGGCCGCGCGGGCCTTGGCCCGGGTGCGGCGCTACGCGCAGTGGCGCGACCGGCCGGTATCGCCGGTGCAGCGTCCGGGCCGGATCGACACCGAGCGGGCCCGCGGGTTGGTGGCGCGGTGGATGGCGGAATCGGGCGGGCGCAGGCTCACCGACCTGGAAACCGTCGAACTGCTCGACTGCTACGGCATTTCCGTCGTGGCGTTCCGTGAGGTGCGCAGCGCCGAGGAGGCCGTCGCGGCCGCCGAGGAACTCGGCTATCCGGTGGCGGCCAAGGCGACCGGGGAAATGTGGCGGCGCCGTCCGGACCTCACCGGCGTGCGGCTGGATCTGTGGACGCCGGAGGCGGTCCGGCAGGGATATGCCGATCTCGCCGAACTGTGCGGAGATCCGGTGCAGCACATCCAGAAGATGGCCACCAAGGGCGTCGGCTGTGTGCTGCGGGTGCAGGACGACCCGTCGTTCGGCTCGGTCATCGAATTCGGCCTGTCCGGGTTGATCATCGAGCTGCTCGGTGACCGGGCCTACCGCGCGCTGCCGCTCACCGCCGACGAGGCCACCGCCCTCATCGACGCCCCGCGCGCGGCGCCTCTGCTCTCCGGTACCCCGGCCAGCCCGCGCGTCGACAAGGCCGCTCTAGCCGAACTGGCCCAACGCATCTCGGCCCTGTTCGACGACCTCCCGGAGATGCGCGAACTGGCTTTCGACCCGGTCCTGGCCTCCACCAACTCCGCCGAGATCCTCTACGCCCGCGGCCGCATCGGCCCCGAACCCAGCCGTTTCGACACCGGCCCCCGCCGCCTGGGCTGA
- the galE gene encoding UDP-glucose 4-epimerase GalE — translation MKLLVTGGAGYVGGVCAQVLHEAGHEVVVVDDLSTGNADGVPTAARFVEGDVAEVAPALLAAETFDGVLHFAAQSLVGESVQQPEKYWHGNVVKTLELLEAMRRTDTPRLVFSSTAAVYGEPEQVPITEDAPTRPTNPYGASKLAIDHAITSYAIAHGLAATSLRYFNVAGAYGGLGENRVVETHLIPLVLQVALGHRKAISVFGTDWPTPDGTAVRDYIHIRDLAQAHLLALTSSEAGTHRVYNLGSGTGFSVREVISACERVTGLPIAAQDAPRRPGDPATLIASSARAIAELGWRPEHNDLDEIVSDAWTFLQSLGTRAHSAK, via the coding sequence GTGAAACTTCTGGTCACCGGTGGTGCCGGGTATGTCGGCGGCGTCTGCGCGCAGGTCCTGCACGAGGCTGGTCACGAGGTCGTCGTCGTCGATGACCTGTCCACCGGCAACGCCGACGGCGTCCCCACCGCGGCACGCTTCGTCGAGGGTGACGTTGCCGAGGTCGCACCGGCGCTGCTCGCCGCCGAAACCTTCGACGGTGTGCTGCATTTCGCGGCGCAGTCGCTGGTCGGCGAGTCGGTGCAGCAGCCGGAGAAGTACTGGCACGGCAATGTGGTGAAGACCCTCGAGTTGCTCGAGGCGATGCGCCGCACGGACACACCACGATTGGTGTTCTCCTCCACCGCCGCGGTGTACGGCGAACCGGAGCAGGTGCCGATCACCGAGGACGCGCCGACCCGGCCGACCAACCCCTACGGTGCGTCGAAACTCGCGATAGATCACGCCATCACCTCCTATGCGATCGCGCACGGGCTGGCGGCGACCAGCCTGCGCTATTTCAATGTCGCAGGCGCCTATGGCGGCCTCGGCGAAAACCGGGTGGTGGAAACCCATCTCATTCCGCTGGTGCTGCAGGTCGCGCTCGGGCACCGCAAGGCGATCTCGGTGTTCGGCACCGACTGGCCCACGCCCGACGGCACCGCGGTGCGCGACTACATCCACATCCGTGACCTCGCCCAGGCCCACCTGCTGGCACTGACCAGCTCCGAGGCGGGCACCCACCGCGTATACAACCTCGGCAGCGGCACCGGTTTCTCGGTCCGCGAGGTGATCTCGGCGTGCGAGCGGGTCACCGGGCTGCCCATCGCGGCCCAGGATGCCCCGCGCCGCCCCGGTGACCCGGCGACCCTCATCGCCTCCAGCGCCCGCGCCATCGCCGAACTCGGCTGGCGCCCGGAGCACAACGATCTCGACGAAATCGTCTCCGACGCTTGGACTTTCCTCCAGTCCCTCGGCACCCGGGCGCACTCCGCCAAGTAG
- a CDS encoding metal-dependent transcriptional regulator, with protein sequence MKDLVDTTEMYLRTIYDLEEEGVVPLRARIAERLEQSGPTVSQTVARMERDGLLLVAGDRHLELTEKGRSMAIAVMRKHRLAERLLVDIIGLDWQNVHAEACRWEHVMSEDVERRLVEVLNHPTTSPYGNPIPGLDELGIVPATSAEETLVRLTDLPHGQVHAVVVRRLAEHIQTDPEVIGQLREAGVVPDARVTVENKPGTVVITVPGHAGFELSDEMAHAVQVKLV encoded by the coding sequence GTGAAGGATCTGGTCGACACCACGGAGATGTATCTCCGTACCATCTACGACCTCGAGGAGGAGGGCGTGGTGCCCCTGCGCGCCCGAATCGCCGAGCGTCTCGAGCAGAGCGGGCCGACGGTGAGCCAGACCGTCGCGCGGATGGAGCGCGACGGTTTGCTGCTTGTCGCCGGAGACCGGCACCTCGAGCTCACCGAGAAGGGCCGCAGCATGGCGATCGCCGTGATGCGCAAGCACCGGCTCGCCGAGCGCCTTCTCGTCGACATCATCGGCCTGGACTGGCAGAACGTGCACGCGGAGGCCTGCCGCTGGGAGCACGTGATGAGCGAGGACGTCGAGCGCCGCCTGGTCGAGGTGCTCAACCATCCGACCACCTCCCCCTACGGCAACCCGATCCCCGGTCTGGACGAACTCGGCATCGTCCCGGCGACCTCGGCCGAAGAGACGCTGGTCCGGCTGACCGACCTGCCGCACGGCCAGGTGCACGCCGTCGTGGTGCGCAGACTCGCCGAGCACATCCAGACCGACCCCGAGGTGATCGGCCAGCTGCGCGAGGCGGGCGTGGTGCCCGATGCCCGCGTGACGGTCGAGAACAAGCCGGGCACCGTCGTCATCACGGTGCCGGGGCACGCGGGGTTCGAACTGTCCGACGAGATGGCGCACGCCGTCCAGGTGAAGCTGGTCTGA
- a CDS encoding sigma-70 family RNA polymerase sigma factor — MTSPATTRVRTSDQDLDAQSPAADLVRVYLNGIGRTALLTAADEVELAKRIEAGLYAQHLLETGKRLSATRKRDLAVIVREGQAARSHLLEANLRLVVSLAKRYTGRGMPLLDLIQEGNLGLIRAMEKFDYAKGFKFSTYATWWIRQAITRGMADQSRTIRLPVHLVEQVNKLARIKRELHQQLGREATDAELANESGIPVDKISDLLDHSRDPVSLDMPVGNDEEAPLGDFIEDSEATSAESAVIAGLLHHDVRSVLATLDEREQQVIRLRFGLDDGQPRTLDQIGKLFGLSRERVRQIEREVMSKLRKGERADRLRAYAS; from the coding sequence ATGACAAGCCCCGCCACCACTCGTGTGCGCACCAGCGATCAGGACCTCGACGCCCAGAGCCCCGCAGCCGATTTGGTACGCGTGTACCTGAACGGGATCGGCCGCACCGCGCTGCTCACGGCCGCCGACGAGGTCGAGCTGGCCAAGCGTATCGAGGCGGGCCTCTACGCCCAGCACCTGCTGGAGACCGGCAAACGACTGTCGGCCACCCGCAAGCGTGACCTGGCCGTCATCGTGCGCGAAGGCCAGGCGGCCCGCTCGCACCTGCTGGAAGCCAACCTCCGCCTCGTGGTCTCGCTCGCCAAGCGCTACACCGGCCGCGGCATGCCGCTGCTCGACCTGATCCAGGAAGGCAACCTGGGCCTGATTCGCGCCATGGAGAAGTTCGACTACGCCAAGGGCTTCAAGTTCTCCACCTACGCGACCTGGTGGATTCGCCAGGCCATCACGCGCGGCATGGCCGATCAGAGCCGCACCATCCGGCTGCCCGTCCACCTGGTCGAACAGGTGAACAAGCTGGCCAGGATCAAGCGCGAACTGCACCAGCAGCTCGGCCGCGAGGCCACCGACGCGGAGCTGGCCAACGAGTCCGGCATCCCGGTCGACAAGATCTCCGATCTGCTCGACCACAGCCGCGACCCGGTAAGCCTGGACATGCCGGTCGGCAATGACGAAGAGGCGCCGCTCGGCGACTTCATCGAGGACTCCGAGGCCACCTCGGCCGAGTCCGCGGTGATCGCGGGCCTGCTGCATCACGACGTGCGCAGTGTCCTTGCCACCCTCGACGAGCGGGAACAGCAGGTCATCCGGTTGCGCTTCGGCCTCGACGACGGCCAGCCGCGCACCCTGGACCAGATCGGCAAGCTGTTCGGCCTGTCCCGTGAGCGGGTCCGCCAGATCGAGCGCGAGGTCATGTCCAAGCTGCGCAAGGGCGAACGCGCCGACCGCCTGCGCGCCTACGCCAGCTGA